The following are encoded together in the Lathyrus oleraceus cultivar Zhongwan6 chromosome 3, CAAS_Psat_ZW6_1.0, whole genome shotgun sequence genome:
- the LOC127131833 gene encoding uncharacterized protein LOC127131833, whose product MAGEQHSDHSRPLVNYNMDDGPPSHEADVRDGHPSTPSPEPQNNGDVPHAHNLGAETFHPIPVPVEGDAVMIAMVNALNQAGSMLHQQHERIMALEAERQEARPQPVSRIQQRPEPTKKRGRRSPEPHASRARAHRDGGRARTSPRRGHSPDNNELSPLRSDEEDLHCPLSRAIMEAPLPKGMEKPPNLAVYDGTTDPDDHVDNVNAMLDYRNDITGHLKCRLFSTTLRKGAMAWYKSLAPESITSWRVMRSMFTRHFTASRRHPKTEATLEAIVQKKNETLRSYIERFNQEAVEVDTTEHMKKYLLERGLLPGSELSRAVGIEPPRTLNELLHKAQAYIRYEEKQVAHNARSGRNAGETEHSKREDTSISRRNGDRRREERPRELREGRGPAGRYSEYTLLTAPRERILAECINSEFKQGRVRFPKPSAPKPHTDKSKYCRFHRSHGHVTEDCVHLKDAIEILIQEGHLKQYTRKNEAPRHDEPEKKRPRENTPPDNSPYQVALCVSRPEDFFPPEPLPEGKITALSPWEDFPTTLVISGGGTNGESAALSVKRKFDELLLTAPEQKATLTKYRGKSNPISFFLEELPGGSPNSAIPLLIRAKMARFDVRRILVDEGSSVDIMYVHLFKTLKLDKTNLAPYVGSDLQGFNGATTRPWGYVELLVTFGEQETAREVKIQFLVVDCPSLYNCIFGRPTLAELTTVPSTVHLKMKYYTKLGRVVTIHGDIEAARRCYDAAVKGQAVVSTKSNCNNKKLKTEDPARGVNAIDLDCRIGLDETGEGRFPKERSLEHPVRPIPDGEFELIPLGDDPERTVKIGKGLPEETREELVACLKENSDLFAWNAAEMRGLDPEIACHKLAVDRAAKPIAQRRRKQSPEKAEAAERAVKDLLEANFISEAQYTTWLSNVVLVKKNNGKWRMCVDYTDLNRACPKDAFPLPNIDSLVDNSAGFKLLSFMDAYSGYNQIPMSPADKKHTAFMTPTGNYYYNVMPFGLKNAGATYQRMMNKVFKDEIGDMLEVYMDDMIVKSHEEVTHARHLTKVFEQARQCKMRFNPEKCTFGVRAGKFLGFYLTERGIEANPDKCRAFSEFPTPKTKKSIQSLNGVLASLSRFIAKSAQHALPFFRLLRKEATFDWTDECEQALLHLKKVLSQPPVLSRPSEKETLYLYLSVATEAVSAVLIRETDEGQKPIYFTSKALQGPELRYQQIEKVALALINTARRLRYYFLAHTIKVRTDQPIKQLLGRPDMAGRMLKWSLELSEFDIQYESRKALKAQALADFVAEMTHCPTPAESAHKWTIFVDGASSTSGSGAGIILENEEGILIEVSLALAFPTSNNQAEYEAFLAGLRLADDLGAKEVKISTDSQLVASQVRGEYQTKNDNLLGYLSLVKEKLDRFEKWEVQHIPREHNTRAYVLSKLASTRKKGGNKSVIQEILPRPSIDKLPPPLEVNAIGDAHCWMTPIYNYLTRDELPADPKEAAIVKRRACSLGEAKRAWVEELHSVLWAYRTTPHSTTGETPFRLTYGTEAVIPVEIRTPTRRTEEPLDEEMNDETLRAELDLVEEIRSEAALRETTLKQKIALRHDAKVIKREFQVGTLVLRRNQKNPREGKLAANWEGPYRVRDKTSNGAYYLENLQGEQLARPWNAEKLRQYYS is encoded by the exons ATGGCCGGAGAACAACATAGCGATCACAGCCGTCCCCTCGTCAACTACAACATGGACGACGGCCCGCCATCCCATGAGGCGGACGTTCGGGACGGTCATCCATCCACCCCGTCTCCAGAGCCCCAAAACAACGGAGATGTCCCTCACGCCCACAATTTAGGGGCAGAGACATTTCATCCCATTCCCGTTCCCGTTGAAGGAGACGCCGTAATGATTGCCATGGTGAATGCCCTCAATCAGGCCGGTTCTATGCTCCACCAGCAGCACGAACGAATCATGGCCCTCGAAGCCGAACGACAAGAGGCCCGGCCCCAGCCGGTGAGTAGGATACAACAACGTCCGGAGCCAACGAAGAAGCGAGGACGTCGCTCTCCCGAACCCCACGCCAGCAGGGCACGCGCCCATCGTGACGGTGGTCGAGCGAGAACATCACCAAGGCGCGGGCACAGCCCCGACAACAACGAACTGTCTCCCTTAAGGAGCGACGAGGAAGATTTGCATTGCCCCCTATCTCGGGCAATAATGGAAGCCCCGCTCCCCAAAGGCATGGAGAAACCGCCAAACCTAGCTGTGTACGACGGGACTACAGATCCCGACGATCACGTCGACAACGTCAACGCGATGCTCGACTACCGCAATGATATAACCGGGCACCTCAAATGCCGACTGTTCTCAACGACCCTCAGGAAAGGGGCCATGGCCTGGTACAAAAGCTTGGCCCCTGAGTCCATTACGTCATGGAGAGTCATGAGGTCCATGTTCACCCGGCACTTTACAGCTTCCCGTCGTCACCCCAAGACTGAGGCGACCCTTGAAGCCATAGtgcagaagaagaatgaaacGCTGCGCTCATACATCGAGCGATTCAACCAGGAAGCTGTCGAGGTAGATACCACCGAGCACATGAAGAAGTATCTCCTCGAGAGAGGTCTCTTACCCGGCAGTGAACTTAGCAGAGCCGTAGGGATCGAGCCTCCCCGCACCTTAAACGAGCTCCTGCATAAAGCCCAGGCCTACATCAGATACGAGGAAAAGCAGGTGGCACACAATGCCCGCAGCGGACGTAACGCTGGGGAGACCGAGCACTCAAAACGCGAGGACACGAGCATTTCCCGTCGCAACGGAGACAGACGAAGAGAAGAAAGACCTCGCGAGCTCCGGGAAGGAAGAGGCCCCGCGGGCAGATATAGCGAGTACACCTTACTGACGGCTCCTCGAGAGCGTATCCTCGCAGAATGTATCAACTCTGAATTTAAGCAGGGCAGGGTCAGGTTCCCAAAACCGTCTGCACCAAAGCCCCACACCGACAAATCAAAGTACTGCCGGTTCCACAGAAGTCACGGACACGTGACCGAAGACTGCGTCCACCTGAAAGATGCGATTGAAATTTTAATCCAAGAAGGGCACCTGAAGCAGTACACGAGGAAGAACGAAGCTCCCAGACACGACGAGCCAGAGAAGAAGAGACCCCGGGAAAACACACCCCCCGACAACTCTCCCTATCAAGTGGCCCTCTGCGTGTCACGACCGGAAGATTTCTTCCCCCCCGAACCATTGCCCGAGGGCAAGATCACTGCACTCAGCCCCTGGGAAGACTTCCCTACCACACTGGTGATATCAGGAGGAGGAACTAACGGGGAATCCGCGGCCCTCTCCGTCAAACGCAAGTTCGACGAACTCCTACTGACTGCCCCCGAGCAGAAAGCGACATTGACAAAATACCGGGGAAAATCCAACCCAATATCCTTCTTCCTGGAGGAACTCCCGGGCGGATCCCCGAACTCGGCCATCCCACTATTGATTAGAGCAAAGATGGCCAGATTCGACGTACGACGCATCCTGGTCGACGAAGGCAGCTCAGTGGATATCATGTACGTCCACCTCTTCAAGACTCTGAAGCTAGACAAGACGAACTTAGCCCCCTACGTCGGATCAGATCTCCAAGGATTCAACGGAGCAACAACCAGACCGTGGGGATATGTTGAGCTCCTCGTCACTTTCGGCGAACAAGAAACGGCCAGGGAAGTCAAAATCCAATTCCTGGTCGTAGACTGTCCGTCTCTCTACAATTGCATCTTTGGACGCCCGACGCTGGCCGAACTCACTACGGTCCCATCCACCGTCCACCTGAAGATGAAATACTACACCAAATTGGGACGTGTGGTCACCATCCATGGTGACATCGAAGCAGCCCGGCGATGCTACGACGCCGCAGTAAAAGGACAGGCCGTAGTCAGCACGAAGAGCAACTGCAACAACAAAAAACTCAAGACCGAGGATCCTGCCCGAGGAGTCAACGCCATCGACCTCGACTGTCGCATCGGGCTGGACGAGACCGGAGAGGGGAGGTTCCCCAAGGAACGCTCTCTCGAACACCCGGTCCGACCAATCCCCGACGGGGAGTTCGAACTCATTCCTCTTGGGGACGATCCGGAAAGGACGGTGAAGATAGGTAAGGGACTACCCGAGGAAACAAGAGAAGAGCTAGTAGCATGCCTCAAAGAGAACTCCGACCTCTTCGCGTGGAATGCCGCAGAAATGCGCGGGCTGGACCCCGAGATCGCGTGTCATAAGCTAGCTGTAGACCGGGCAGCCAAGCCCATAGCACAGCGTAGACGCAAGCAATCGCCCGAAAAGGCAGAGGCTGCCGAGCGAGCTGTAAAAGACCTCTTAGAGGCAAATTTTATTTCTGAAGCCCAGTACACAACCTGGCTCTCTAATGTAGTCCTCgttaagaaaaataatggaaaatggcgtatgtgtgttgattatactgATCTTAATAGGGCTTGCCCGAAAGATGCTTTCCCCCTCCCTAATATAGACTCGCTCGTTGACAACTCTGCAGGTTTTAAACTCTTGTCCTTCATGGACGCATATAGTGGATACAACCAGATCCCTATGTCGCCCGCAGACAAGAAACACACAGCGTTCATGACCCCAACGGGCAATTACTACTACAACGTGATGCCGTTCGGGCTCAAGAACGCTGGCGCTACATACCAACGCATGATGAACAAAGTCTTCAAGGACGAAATAGGGGACATGCTCGAAGTGTACATGGACGACATGATCGTCAAATCACACGAGGAGGTAACCCATGCTCGACACCTTACGAAGGTATTCGAGCAGGCGAGACAGTGTAAAATGAGGTTCAACCCCGAGAAATGCACGTTCGGAGTCCGGGCAGGCAAGTTCCTCGGTTTCTATCTCACCGAAAGAGGGATCGAGGCCAACCCCGACAAATGCCGGGCATTCTCGGAGTTTCCGACCCCAAAAACCAAAAAATCGATCCAGTCACTCAATGGAGTGCTCGCCTCACTCTCCCGTTTCATCGCCAAGTCCGCCCAGCACGCATTGCCATTCTTCAGACTCCTTCGCAAAGAGGCTACCTTTGACTGGACCGATGAATGCGAACAAGCGCTACTCCATCTAAAGAAGGTTCTGTCCCAACCCCCGGTCTTGTCACGGCCATCAGAAAAGGAAACCCTATACTTATACCTATCCGTGGCAACCGAGGCCGTCAGCGCCGTTCTAATAAGAGAAACCGACGAAGGACAAAAGCCCATCTATTTTACGAGTAAAGCACTCCAAGGTCCCGAGCTCCGATATCAGCAAATCGAAAAGGTCGCCCTGGCCCTCATCAACACAGCGAGGAGACTACGATATTACTTCCTCGCACACACGATAAAGGTGAGGACCGACCAGCCAATCAAACAGCTGCTCGGGCGCCCAGATATGGCCGGGAGGATGCTCAAGTGGTCATTAGAACTCTCCGAATTCGACATACAATACGAAAGTAGGAAAGCCTTGAAAGCTCAGGCGCTGGCCGACTTCGTCGCGGAGATGACCCACTGCCCGACTCCAGCAGAAAGCGCCCACAAATGGACGATCTTCGTCGATGGCGCCTCTAGCACATCAGGCAGCGGGGCCGGGATCATCCTCGAAAATGAAGAAGGGATCCTGATAGAGGTATCGTTAGCGCTAGCATTCCCAACATCAAACAAccaagccgaatacgaagccttCCTCGCAGGCCTGAGGTTAGCCGACGACCTGGGAGCAAAAGAGGTAAAAATATCCACCGACTCCCAGCTCGTGGCCTCACAAGTGCGAGGAGAATACCAAACCAAGAACGACAACCTCCTCGGGTACTTGTCCCTCGTCAAAGAAAAACTTGATAGATTTGAAAAATGGGAAGTTCAACACATACCCCGCGAGCACAACACACGGGCATACGTTCTCTCGAAACTAGCCAGCACGAGGAAAAAGGGTGGGAATAAATCAGTAATCCAAGAAATTCTCCCGCGGCCCAGCATCGACAAACTACCGCCTCCACTCGAGGTCAACGCTATTGGAGATGCCCACTGTTGGATGACACCCATCTACAATTACCTCACACGAGACGAACTCCCGGCTGACCCGAAAGAGGCGGCCATTGTCAAACGACGCGCATGCTC ACTCGGCGAGGCAAAGAGGGCATGGGTCGAGGAGCTACATAGCGTCCTATGGGCCTACCGCACGACACCGCATTCTACCACCGGGGAAACCCCGTTCCGACTAACTTACGGCACCGAGGCAGTCATCCCGGTGGAGATACGGACGCCAACGAGGAGGACAGAGGAGCCCCTAGACGAGGAAATGAACGATGAAACCCTTAGAGCCGAGCTCGACCTAGTCGAGGAGATACGTTCCGAAGCAGCTCTCCGGGAAACAACCCTCAAACAAAAGATAGCACTACGTCATGACGCGAAAGTCATAAAAAGAGAGTTCCAGGTCGGCACCCTGGTCCTCAGAAGAAACCAGAAAAACCCGAGAGAGGGCAAACTGGCGGCCAACTGGGAAGGCCCTTACCGCGTCCGCGACAAAACGAGCAACGGGGCCTATTACCTAGAAAACCTACAAGGAGAACAACTCGCTCGACCATGGAACGCAGAAAAACTTAGACAATATTACAGCTAA